The Trueperaceae bacterium genomic sequence GCTCGCCGTCGAGGAGGGCAGTCCCGTCATCGGCGAAGGTGAAGCCAGCCTCTTCGAGCAGTTCACGGGCTCGCTCCGGGTCGTAGTCGTAGGTCTGCACGTCGTCGGTGTAGAAGGTCTGCAGCACCGGAGAGATGGGACCTGTCGCCGGGCTGGCGAAACCCAGGAGAACATTCTCGATCATGACCTTACGGTCGATGGCGTAGGAGAGCGCTTGACGGAACTCCTTTCGATCGAACGGCGTCCGGCTGAGGTTTGGCCCGGCCCAGTAGTAATTGAGCTGATTGCTGGTGGTGATCTCCAACGCGTTGTTGTTACGCAGACGCTGAGTGGTTATCGGGTTATCTATGATCATCACGTCGAGTTCACCGGCCAGCAACCTGGCGAGCTGGCTGTTGGGGTCGGGGATGATCTCGTAGACGACCTCGTCCAGGACTGGAGCCCCGAGGAAGTAGTCGTCGTTGGGCTCTAGCACCACCCTTTGGCCGGGTTCATACTGAGCGAGCGCGAAAGGACCGGTACCGACAGGGTTCTGGCGGTTGAAATCGTTGTTGTTCATGACATCGGTTCCGCGCAGAACGTGAGCCGGCAATATCGGGGTGTTGTAGGCGAGGTTGACGCCAAGGGAAGCGAAGGGACTGGCGAGGTGGAACTCGACCGTATGGTCGTCAACCGCCACCACCTCCTCGACGTTCGCGTAGATCCGGGCGTTGTTGGCACCCACCTCGGGGTTGAGGATCACCTCCTCGAACGTGAAGATTACGTCATCGGCGGTGAATGGCTCACCGTCGTGCCAAACGACGTCGTCGCGAAGGTGGAAGGTCCAGGTGAGGCCATCGTCGCTGGCCTCCCAGCTCTCGGCGAGATCGGGCGCCGTGTCGAAGTCCTTACCCAGCTTGACGAGACCGTTGAAGAGGACCCGGTTCACCATCACGGATTCGACGTAGGCGTTCGGGTGGAGCTGGTTGAATATGGGGTCATCGACTATCGGCAGGACCACCCGGCCGCCTTGAGCGAGTGCCCCGGAACCGACCAGGAGCGCGCCAAGGAGCACGACCAGGGTCACCAGGTAAGAGACCGATTGCTTCGATTTCATCTTTTCCTCCTCAGAGAGTACCGAGCGGATTACGGGAGTAGGGATGCGCAGAATTCAGGGCATGAACGGGATTCGACATCAGAAGTACCAGACGTCCTCCAGCACGCGGATGATGTTCCCGCCGAGCACCTTGGCGATATCCTCGTCCGAATAGCCGTGCTTGACGAGCCAGCGACCGATGTTGGGGAAGGTTTCAGCCGGGTTCTCCAACCCTTCGACGTACTCCACCTGCGGATACTCTTCTGCACCCCTGGAATGCTTGATCGAAAGCTGGGCGGTGAGAGCCTTGTGGAGACCCACGTGATCCCCGAAGAGCGCATCCGGTCCGAAAGCGACGTGGTCGATGCCAACCAACTCGGCGCAATACTCGAAATGCTCCATGAACGACTCTATGCTGTGGCGCGGCTGCTTCTTCGTGATGGTGGTGTGGGGAGCCGCCTCGATGCCGATGACCCCTCCCTTCTCGGCGCATGCCTTTATGACGTCATCCGACTTGAGCCGCTTGGAGTTCCAGAGCGCGCGCGCCCCTGCATGGGTGATGAAGACCGGCTTTTCGCTCACCTCGATCGTGTCGAGGGCGGTCTGGTCGCCGGAGTGGGAGATGTCGATGGCGATGCCCAGCTTGTTCATCCGCCTTACAGCCTTGCGCCCGAAGA encodes the following:
- a CDS encoding ABC transporter substrate-binding protein translates to MKSKQSVSYLVTLVVLLGALLVGSGALAQGGRVVLPIVDDPIFNQLHPNAYVESVMVNRVLFNGLVKLGKDFDTAPDLAESWEASDDGLTWTFHLRDDVVWHDGEPFTADDVIFTFEEVILNPEVGANNARIYANVEEVVAVDDHTVEFHLASPFASLGVNLAYNTPILPAHVLRGTDVMNNNDFNRQNPVGTGPFALAQYEPGQRVVLEPNDDYFLGAPVLDEVVYEIIPDPNSQLARLLAGELDVMIIDNPITTQRLRNNNALEITTSNQLNYYWAGPNLSRTPFDRKEFRQALSYAIDRKVMIENVLLGFASPATGPISPVLQTFYTDDVQTYDYDPERARELLEEAGFTFADDGTALLDGEPFSFTITYPNVQVFAQVGTLLQQYFRDIGIGTELQGLEFNSFVSEALVPRDFDMLLGWWVTPPDPDIFPYYHSSAAEGGNNATMYRSDEADALLQRGRETSDPQERVQIYHELQQLLAEDLPMIYLWYPDEIVAMDANLEGVPEAIGYRPALQYIHEWRME